In Aspergillus fumigatus Af293 chromosome 2, whole genome shotgun sequence, a genomic segment contains:
- a CDS encoding putative lipase, whose protein sequence is MTPKGNKHGPPIARNISSRLSGKLTVWQTTVAVLLWLYICRNFAKIVGLESPEPLANLYSRSFFRATWVTTALDAGFWTAMRIKPKWLRDIASLIFTVYYLFAAEQADDMVRRVRATLTVEHLRVSWNKGTTPYLWALQKLVRPRLTSYGPRAIRIPRPKQSIYTEPTNAWLYFDGPLSALKDQTCVILDIPGGGYVAMNPRNSEDRLLAWAGKTKLPILSLDYKKAPEYPYPYALNECYDVYHMIITTRGRCLGLSGVTRPRIVVTGDSAGGNLAVGTVLMILQSGTEDVMPRPNGLVLAYPSLNMRVESWMTEEQMSLIQDKSARRTNKNILQRKNMDYQRLTPFASPGPSTEELRQEFLSDAGLEAGDLGEKTSKKLAEISNQDSLAAQTAALVEHQPKQIRTRLAVSSMISYVHDRILTPEMMRAMIILYIGPHNRPDFSTDFLLSPVLAPESLLTRFPKTYFITGERDPLVDDTVIFAGRLRQAKLHQFRERQELGLEKSHREFNEKDHVEVSLLPGVSHGFLQMAGFFPDSWKHINKCATWIQNLFDTDEVKKSSSSLLQTLYDTSVDNKNLAIETNGKAGPRNHKRSLTGESSADEDRPLEMSIGRMTPLTPAHGNLDSNETRQSKEDMPSQKPYQFRREATSTADCRPGSKNGIRNRSSSRGRKDSSSGLGRRRRLAPTKLTLPVSDDMSDNLESPVRLRKRERSIHSLPSHEDLLDRRMNGLAGGLMGIGEGAQTP, encoded by the exons ATGACCCCGAA AGGAAACAAGCATGGCCCTCCGATCGCCCGCAATATCTCGTCCCGCTTGTCAGGCAAATTGACCGTCTGGCAAACCACCGTAGCTGTGCTTCTATGGCTCTATATCTGCCGCAATTTTGCCAAGATTGTTGGTCTCGAAAGCCCCGAACCCTTGGCGAATCTGTACTCTCGGTCGTTTTTCCGCGCAACATGGGTCACCACGGCACTGGACGCCGGTTTTTGGACTGCAATGAGGATCAAACCCAAGTGGCTACGGGATATCGCGTCGTTAATATTCACAGTCTACTATCTTTTCGCGGCAGAGCAAGCAGATGATATGGTGCGCCGTGTCCGCGCAACCCTGACCGTGGAACATCTGCGAGTGTCGTGGAACAAGGGAACCACTCCATATCTTTGGGCACTTCAGAAGTTGGTCCGGCCCCGGTTGACGAGTTATGGCCCTCGAGCCATCCGCATTCCTCGCCCTAAACAATCTATTTACACCGAGCCGACGAATGCATGGCTATATTTTGACGGACCGCTAAGCGCGCTGAAAGATCAGACATGCGTGATCCTGGATATTCCGGGTGGTGGTTACGTTGCCATGAACCCGCGCAACTCGGAAGACCGACTCCTCGCCTGGGCAGGGAAGACCAAACTGCCGATATTGAGTCTAGACTACAAGAAGGCACCGGAGTATCCTTATCCGTACGCTTTGAACGAATGCTACGATGTCTACCACATGATCATCACCACGCGCGGCCGTTGCCTGGGACTGAGTGGAGTCACGCGGCCACGTATTGTGGTTACTGGAGATAGTGCTGGCGGAAACTTAGCTGTCGGGACGGTCCTGATGATTCTGCAGTCAGGGACTGAGGATGTGATGCCACGCCCAAATGGTCTGGTACTGGCGTATCCCTCCTTGAACATGCGAGTTGAGAGCTGGATGACGGAGGAGCAGATGTCGTTGATCCAGGATAAAAGCGCTCGCCGGACGAATAAGAACATCTTGCAGAGAAAGAATATGGATTATCAGAGGCTGACGCCATTTGCATCGCCTGGACCATCTACGGAAGAACTGAGGCAGGAGTTCTTGTCTGACGCGGGCTTGGAGGCAGGTGACCTGGGAGAGAAGACTTCGAAGAAGCTTGCCGAGATATCGAACCAAGATAGCCTCGCAGCTCAGACAGCTGCTCTTGTTGAACATCAGCCAAAACAGATCCGGACTCGTTTAGCCGTGTCCTCCATGATCTCATACGTTCATGATCGCATATTGACCCCAGAGATGATGCGAGCCATGATCATCCTCTACATTGGGCCTCATAACCGGCCCGATTTCAGCACGGACTTTCTCTTATCGCCTGTCCTAGCTCCCGAGAGCCTTCTTACTAGGTTTCCCAAAACCTACTTCATTACAGGGGAACGAGATCCACTGGTCGACGACACGGTCATCTTCGCTGGCAGACTACGCCAGGCCAAATTACACCAATTCCGGGAGAGACAGGAACTAGGGCTTGAAAAATCCCATCGGGAATTTAATGAAAAGGACCATGTGGAGGTCTCCTTATTACCCGGAGTGTCACATGGATTCCTTCAGATGGCCGGATTTTTCCCTGACAGCTGGAAACACATCAACAAATGCGCTACGTGGATCCAGAACCTCTTCGACACGGATGAGGTCAAGAAATCGTCTTCCAGCCTTTTACAGACGCTCTACGATACTTCTGTTGATAACAAGAATCTGGCCATAGAAACAAATGGGAAAGCGGGTCCCCGGAACCACAAGCGGAGCCTGACAGGTGAGTCCTCTGCAGACGAGGACAGGCCCTTGGAGATGAGCATCGGCAGAATGACCCCTTTGACACCTGCGCACGGCAATCTCGACTCAAACGAGACTCGGCAATCCAAGGAAGACATGCCGTCACAGAAGCCATATCAGTTTCGTCGGGAGGCTACTAGCACCGCTGATTGCAGACCTGGCTCAAAAAATGGAATCCGAAATAGAAGTTCATCCAGGGGCCGAAAGGACTCATCCAGCGGGCTCGGTAGAAGACGGCGTCTCGCCCCGACCAAGCTCACTCTGCCTGTTTCCGACGACATGTCCGATAACCTGGAAAGCCCCGTACGCCTTCGCAAACGAGAAAGAAGTATCCACAGCCTTCCTAGTCACGAGGATCTCTTGGATCGCAGAATGAACGGCTTAGCGGGCGGGCTGATGGGAATCGGGGAGGGAGCGCAGACGCCTTGA
- a CDS encoding MFS transporter, with protein MPRQTERTESTPPSLLVAMSQVRTNNRPKTVWNDEICHILSSYPLGICRRPNWPSLCLVETFFSVRILAGWAGYGMLENSVMIEKYVDFDGPDDPLNPLNWPMRKRVYISAILGLSTMVVAFASSIFSAAMPAVMQIYGISREVCTLGISLYVFGFAFGPLIFGPFSEVKGRYMPLIVSMFGFTIFSFATAVSKDLQSLFILRYFTGFFGSGPLTLAGASFADMFSPEQRGIAIVMFCLMVFIGPLAAPFVGGFTVMNSSLGWRWTAYIPGILGGAVLLLLVVFLEETYQPVILARKADRLRRETGNWALHAKHDELRLDPRSILTEYLSLPLKMLVLDPIVTCMCVFASFVYGLLYLFLTAYPTIFQKIHGMNPGVGGLPYLGVIVGQLLGAVGIAATQPWVLRKLEQNGGVMMPEWRLPVAIPGAVAFSAGLFWLGWSGYKQSIHWIVPTLSGLLTGFGLLTMFLPSLAYLVEARPQKSASAVAAHTFLRSVAGGVFPLFATYMFDGLGVEWACTLLGCVGALMIPIPLLLYIYGARIRGKSRLAA; from the exons ATGCCTCGGCAAACCGAGCGGACGGAATCAACTCCACCGTCACTTCTGGTAGCGATGAGTCAAGTGCGAACAAACAACAGGCCAAAAACCGTTTGGAATGACGAAATATGCCACATATTATCCAGTTATCCACTCGGGATATGTAGACGCCCGAATTGGCCCTCCTTATGCCTGGTGGAGACTTTTTTCTCTGTGCGGATCTTGGCAGGATG GGCTGGATATGGCATGTTAGAGAATTCTGTGATGA TCGAAAAGTATGTCGACTTCGATGGCCCGGATGATCCTCTTAATCCCCTCAACTGGCCCATGAGGAAAAG GGTCTATATTTCGGCCATCCTGGGTCTCAGCACAATGGTCGTTGCATTCGCGAGTAGTATCTTCTCCGCCGCCATGCCCGCAGTGATGCAGATATATGGTATCAGCCGGGAGGTATGCACCCTTGGCATATCCCTCTACGTCTTCGGATTCGCATTCGGCCCGTTGATCTTCGGCCCCTTCTCGGAGGTTAAGGGCAGATACATGCCGCTTATAGTCTCGATGTTCGGCTTCACAATATTCTCGTTTGCAACCGCCGTCTCCAAAGACCTCCAATCCCTGTTCATCCTTCGATACTTTACTGGGTTCTTCGGTTCTGGCCCGCTTACACTCGCCGGAGCATCATTCGCCGACATGTTCTCGCCGGAGCAGCGAGGGATTGCCATCGTCATGTTCTGCTTGATGGTCTTCATTGGTCCTCTCGCTGCACCCTTTGTGGGAGGCTTCACGGTCATGAACTCCTCGCTGGGCTGGCGCTGGACGGCATATATTCCTGGTATTCTAGGGGGGGCCGTGCTACTGCTCCTAGTCGTGTTCCTGGAGGAGACCTACCAGCCCGTCATCCTGGCTCGGAAAGCCGATCGGTTGCGCCGCGAAACAGGCAACTGGGCACTTCACGCCAAACACGACGAGCTGCGTCTTGATCCTAGATCCATTCTGACAGAGTATCTCTCCCTGCCACTGAAGATGCTCGTTCTCGACCCTATCGTCACGTGCATGTGTGTCTTTGCGTCTTTCGTTTACGGCCTGCTTTATCTCTTCCTGACCGCATACCCCACTATCTTCCAGAAGATTCATGGAATGAACCCAGGTGTGGGCGGCCTGCCCTATCTGGGGGTGATTGTCGGGCAGCTCCTAGGCGCCGTTGGCATCGCAGCGACCCAACCCTGGGTTCTGCGCAAGCTGGAGCAAAACGGTGGCGTGATGATGCCAGAGTGGCGTCTTCCTGTGGCTATCCCGGGTGCAGTCGCATTCTCTGCAGGGCTTTTCTGGCTGGGATGGTCGGGATACAAGCAGAGTATCCACTGGATTGTGCCAACTCTGTCCGGGCTGCTGACGGGATTTGGATTGTTGACCATGTTCCTTCCCTCTCTTGCTTATCTGGTAGAGGCCCGTCCTCAGAA ATCGGCATCAGCTGTTGCTGCACACACGTTCCTGCGGTCGGTCGCCGGTGGCGTCTTCCCACTATTTGCAACATATATG TTTGATGGATTAGGTGTGGAATGGGCTTGCACATTGCTTGGATGCGTGGGAGCATTGATGATCCCTATTCCGTTGCTGCTATATATCTACGGAGCACGAATCCGCGGCAAGAGCAGATTGGCTGCTTGA
- a CDS encoding carnitine O-acetyltransferase CAT2 — MFTASARSRLSTTLTRPRLAPTNSLLARSAAVPIMAPRRKASSVPEGYVEDLSKGKMLRFEESLPRLPVPSLEETGRRYLKSVHAVVSEAEYERTKKAVEAFIRPGGEGQPLQERLLARAADPKIKNWLTEWWNHAAYLGYRDPVIPYVSYFYSYKDDRLRRNPAKRAASITTAALEFKRQVDDGSLEPEYMRKLPMAMSSYEYMFNCCRIPAEGADYPQKYPAKENEHIVVVRKNQFFKVPLVVNGERLNVSELERQFERIYQIAQRAPPVGVLTVANRDLWADARKKLLAANPANEQALRDIESSGFVVCLDDATPVTLEERAHQYWHGDGTNRWFDKPLQFIINDNGTAGFMGEHSMMDGSPTHRLNDHLNNLIFNNKIDLSEKPVRSNLPDPRPIEFHLNSEVLEAIDAASKEHRQQMSAHELKVQSYQGYGKGLIKKFKCSPDAYVQMIIQLAYFKMYGKNRPTYESASTRKFQEGRTETIRSVSDESVAFCKAQADPSVPREEVVRLFRAALAAHSKYTALASDGQGVDRHLFGLKKLLREGEKLPALYEDPAYAYSSSWYLSTSQLSSEFFNGYGWSQVIDDGFGIAYMINENSLNFNIVCKRLGAERMSYYLNEAATDLRDLLMPDLLAESAKAKL; from the exons ATGTTCACGGCTTCTGCTCGAAGCCGTCTCTCCACCACTCTCACACGGCCTCGTCTCGCTCCTACAAACTCGCTCCTTGCGCGCTCTGCTGCA GTTCCCATCATGGCTCCTCGTCGCAAGGCTTCCTCTGTCCCTGAGG GATATGTAGAAGATCTCTCCAAGGGCAAGATGCTCCGATTTGAAGAATCACTCCCCCGCCTGCCGGTCCCCTCGTTAGAAGAAACCGGCCGCCGTTACCTGAAATCAGTCCACGCCGTGGTTTCCGAGGCCGAGTACGAGCGCACCAAGAAGGCCGTCGAGGCCTTTATCCGTCCCGGTGGTGAGGGTCAGCCTCTGCAGGAAAGATTGCTGGCTCGCGCCGCCGATCCAAAGATCAAGAACTGGCTCACGGAATGGTGGAACCACGCCGCCTACCTGGGCTACCGGGACCCTGTCATTCCCTACGTCTCCTACTTCTACTCATACAAGGATGACCGATTGCGGCGGAACCCCGCTAAGCGTGCGGCGTCCATCACGACCGCTGCGCTCGAGTTCAAGCGCCAGGTAGATGATGGCTCCTTGGAGCCGGAGTACATGCGCAAACTGCCCATGGCCATGAGCTCGTACGAGTACATGTTCAACTGCTGCCGTATCCCCGCCGAGGGCGCTGACTACCCCCAGAAGTACCCCGCCAAGGAGAACGAGCACATTGTGGTTGTACGCAAGAACCAGTTCTTCAAGGTGCCCCTAGTTGTCAACGGGGAGCGTCTCAACGTCTCCGAGCTGGAGAGGCAGTTTGAGCGCATCTATCAGATTGCGCAGCGTGCTCCCCCGGTCGGCGTTCTGACTGTCGCCAACCGTGACCTGTGGGCCGATGCTaggaagaagctgctggCAGCCAACCCCGCCAACGAGCAGGCTCTGCGCGACATCGAGTCTAGCGGCTTCGTCGTCTGCCTGGACGATGCTACCCCTGTGACGCTGGAGGAGCGGGCTCACCAGTACTGGCACGGAGACGGCACCAACCGCTGGTTCGACAAGCCCCTAcagttcatcatcaatgaCAACGGCACCGCCGGTTTCATGGGTGAGCACAGCATGATGGACGGCAGCCCCACCCACCGCCTGAACGATCACCTCAACAACCTCATTTTCAACAACAAGATTGACCTCTCCGAGAAGCCCGTGCGCTCCAACCTGCCCGACCCGCGCCCCATCGAATTCCACCTGAACTCGGAGGTGCTCGAGGCCATCGACGCGGCCTCCAAGGAGCACCGCCAGCAGATGTCCGCTCACGAGCTCAAGGTGCAGTCCTACCAGGGATACGGCAAGGGTCTCATCAAGAAGTTCAAGTGCAGCCCCGACGCCTATGTGCAGATGATCATCCAGCTGGCGTACTTCAAGATGTACGGCAAGAACCGCCCGACATATGAATCGGCTTCGACCCGCAAGTTCCAGGAGGGTCGTACCGAGACTATCCGTAGTGTCTCGGACGAGAGCGTGGCTTTTTGCAAGGCCCAGGCCGACCCCTCCGTCCCCCGCGAGGAGGTCGTGCGCCTCTTCCGCGCAGCCCTTGCGGCTCACTCCAAGTATACCGCCCTGGCCAGCGATGGTCAAGGAGTTGACCGTCACCTGTTCGGActgaagaagctcctgcGCGAGGGCGAGAAGCTCCCCGCTCTGTACGAAGATCCCGCCTATGCCTACAGCAGCTCCTGGTACCTGTCAACCAGCCAGCTGAGCTCGGAGTTCTTCAACGGCTACGGATGGAGCCAGGTCATCGACGATGGATTCGGAATTGCTTATATGATCAACGAGAACAG CCTCAACTTCAATATTGTCTGCAAGCGCCTTGGAGCAGAGCGGATGAGCTACTATCTCAACGAGGCGGCGACGGACTTGAGAGACCTGCTGATGCCTGACCTGCTGGCTGAGAGCGCGAAGGCCAAGCTGTAA
- a CDS encoding 4a-hydroxytetrahydrobiopterin dehydratase: protein MDAARGVLQRRVRACISRPGVLSGRVIYPSLWLSSSLSSLSSSVRARSSPRTTVSPLRGGALREGRGLLTPVMAGAGVGYSTTTGASGEQEQEQEKAQEQEQEQEPEKAQEQELEQGQEPEKPQVQISQGEDAEQVQGGLERLLENGWVLDGERMGIKKTFYFRSYFKAVSFLNVVASQSATKKHHPTMTVRIGSVDVHWTTHNPRGLSSKDIAMAEHCEEGAQLMGAVDEAKGKKCSLPAVTLLGTPTREREHEA, encoded by the exons ATGGACGCAGCGCGGGGAGTTCTGCAACGCCGGGTGCGGGCTTGCATCTCTCGTCCCGGTGTTTTGTCTGGTAGAGTCATTTATCCATCATTGTGGCTGTcttcgtcgttgtcgtcattgtcatcatccgtTCGGGCGCGGAGTTCTCCCCGCACGACGGTCTCTCCGCTCCGCGGCGGTGCGCTCCGTGAGGGGAGGGGGTTGCTTACACCTGTGATGGCGGGTGCGGGTGTGGGTTACTCGACTACTACTGGTGCTTCTGGGGAGCAGGAGCAagagcaggagaaggcgcaagaacaggagcaggaacaGGAGCCAGAGAAG GCGCAGGAAcaggagctggagcagggGCAGGAGCCGGAGAAGCCGCAGGTGCAGATCTCGCAGGGTGAGGATGCAGAACAGGTTCAGGGGGGATTGGAACGCTTGCTTGAGAACGGGTGGGTGTTGGACGGGGAGAGAATGGGAATCAAAAAGACGTTTTATTTTCGGTCTTATTTTAAGGCTGTG AGCTTTTTGAATGTGGTTGCGTCGCAGAGCGCGACAAAGAAGCATCATCCGACCATGACTGTT AGGATTGGAAGTGTGGATGTGCATTGGACGACGCATAATCCGCGAGGACTGTCGTCGAAAGACATTGCTATGGCGGAGCATTGTGAGGAGGGAGCGCAGTTGATGGGGGCTGTTGACGAGGCGAAGGGGAAGAAGTGCTCGCTGCCCGCGGTGACTTTGCTGGGAACTCCCACGCGTGAGCGTGAGCATGAAGCCTAG